In Hydrogenovibrio marinus, a single genomic region encodes these proteins:
- the rsmB gene encoding 16S rRNA (cytosine(967)-C(5))-methyltransferase RsmB: MSDNQPNSRYVALKMCLNVIEHGRSLSQTLAEGLAQFSDRRERAFTQNLVLGTLRWQERLAAIRAHLLKKPLKAKDEDVNQLILIGLYQILYMDTPEHAAVSETVTLTQKLKKPWAKALVNGVLRNFLRDAETIQAEVDLKPAYKFSHPQWFTKAMRKAYPDDWQAILTANNEPAPLSLRVNTHFQPLETFKAALEAEGVACQTHPYSPAALVLEQALDITQLPTYDDGGFSVQDIAAQQAAYILNPQPNERVLDACAAPGGKTTHLLELANNQLDLLALEKEPERIERLSENLHRLQLDAEVDVGDASQPDDWWNGTRFDKILLDAPCSATGIIRRHPDIKWHRTMEDIEALVETQSDILRALWQTLKPGGRLLYSTCSVMPQENGLQMEAFLAETADAKEIPIEREWGFKQDLPGKQILPGSEGMDGFYYCLLEKSE; the protein is encoded by the coding sequence ATGAGCGATAACCAACCCAATAGTCGCTATGTCGCACTGAAAATGTGTCTAAATGTCATTGAACATGGTCGATCACTCAGCCAGACATTAGCAGAAGGGTTGGCACAATTCTCTGACCGCCGCGAGCGTGCCTTTACCCAAAACCTGGTTTTGGGGACACTGCGCTGGCAGGAACGACTCGCCGCCATCCGCGCACATTTACTGAAAAAACCCCTTAAAGCCAAAGATGAAGACGTCAACCAATTGATCTTAATTGGTCTTTATCAAATTCTTTACATGGATACACCTGAACATGCTGCCGTGTCTGAAACCGTCACCCTCACACAAAAGTTGAAAAAACCTTGGGCAAAGGCTTTGGTCAATGGTGTTTTGCGAAATTTTCTACGCGATGCAGAGACCATTCAAGCCGAAGTCGATTTGAAACCAGCTTATAAATTCAGTCATCCGCAATGGTTCACCAAAGCAATGCGCAAGGCTTACCCGGATGATTGGCAAGCTATCCTGACCGCCAATAATGAACCTGCTCCCTTGAGCTTGAGAGTGAACACTCATTTCCAACCATTGGAAACCTTTAAAGCGGCGCTGGAAGCCGAAGGCGTTGCCTGCCAAACGCACCCATACTCACCAGCCGCACTGGTGTTGGAACAGGCATTGGATATCACACAACTGCCAACTTATGACGACGGCGGATTCAGCGTGCAGGACATCGCGGCCCAACAGGCGGCTTACATCCTTAACCCTCAACCGAACGAACGCGTGCTGGATGCCTGCGCTGCGCCCGGCGGCAAAACCACCCACCTGCTTGAACTGGCGAACAATCAACTGGATTTACTGGCCTTGGAAAAAGAGCCGGAGCGTATTGAACGACTATCGGAAAACCTGCACCGGTTGCAGCTGGATGCTGAGGTTGATGTTGGCGATGCCTCTCAGCCCGATGACTGGTGGAACGGCACGCGATTCGATAAAATTCTACTGGATGCGCCTTGCTCTGCCACCGGTATTATTCGCCGTCATCCGGACATCAAGTGGCACCGCACCATGGAAGACATCGAAGCGTTGGTAGAGACTCAGTCCGATATCTTACGTGCACTCTGGCAGACCTTAAAACCGGGCGGACGATTGCTCTACTCGACTTGCTCGGTGATGCCGCAAGAAAATGGGTTACAAATGGAAGCATTTCTTGCAGAAACTGCGGATGCCAAAGAAATTCCTATTGAAAGGGAATGGGGATTTAAG
- the fmt gene encoding methionyl-tRNA formyltransferase — protein sequence MTQPLRIVFAGTPDFSVAPLKRLMASEHDVIAVYTQPDRPAGRGQKLTASPVKQAAIEFDIPVYQPQTLRSEDAQAELAALNADVMIVVAYGLILPKAVLDMPRFGCLNIHASLLPRWRGAAPIQRAIESGDAESGVTIMQMDVGLDTGDMLTTLSTPITAEDTAQTLHDRLSKLGCDALIQTLTDIQNNALNPIKQDDSLVTYAEKLNKAEAKVDWQQDAEVIQRKVQAFNPWPVAFTQYQGQPLRIWQAKALSEDEMRNLPGWGNSTAPGEVVQVAKTGVDVAAGTGVLRITQLQPSGKKAMAAYDFAQARNLVGEIFGATSE from the coding sequence ATGACACAACCCCTTCGTATCGTTTTTGCCGGCACACCGGATTTTTCCGTGGCGCCGCTTAAGCGCTTAATGGCATCTGAACATGATGTCATTGCCGTCTACACGCAGCCGGATCGTCCAGCAGGGCGTGGACAAAAACTCACCGCCAGCCCGGTCAAGCAAGCTGCAATTGAATTCGACATCCCTGTTTACCAACCACAGACCCTGCGCTCAGAAGATGCACAAGCCGAATTGGCCGCGCTCAATGCCGATGTCATGATTGTGGTGGCTTATGGTCTTATCTTGCCCAAAGCCGTTTTGGACATGCCTCGTTTCGGATGCTTGAACATTCATGCCTCGCTATTACCGCGCTGGCGTGGTGCTGCACCCATTCAACGAGCCATTGAAAGTGGTGATGCCGAAAGCGGTGTCACCATCATGCAAATGGATGTAGGGTTGGATACCGGCGATATGCTCACCACTTTGAGCACGCCCATCACCGCTGAGGATACCGCGCAAACACTTCACGACCGTTTGAGCAAACTGGGCTGCGATGCTTTGATACAAACCCTGACCGACATCCAAAACAATGCATTAAATCCTATCAAACAAGACGACAGCCTGGTCACCTACGCGGAAAAGCTCAATAAAGCAGAAGCGAAAGTTGACTGGCAACAAGATGCAGAAGTGATTCAGCGCAAAGTGCAGGCCTTCAACCCGTGGCCGGTGGCTTTCACCCAATACCAAGGACAACCCTTGCGCATTTGGCAAGCCAAAGCGCTTAGCGAAGATGAAATGAGAAATCTGCCAGGTTGGGGTAACAGCACGGCGCCTGGAGAAGTGGTGCAAGTAGCCAAGACCGGCGTTGATGTTGCCGCGGGCACGGGTGTATTGCGCATCACCCAACTGCAGCCTTCCGGCAAAAAAGCGATGGCAGCTTATGACTTTGCCCAAGCCAGAAACTTGGTAGGCGAAATCTTCGGAGCAACTTCTGAATGA
- the def gene encoding peptide deformylase, translating to MTPLDIVLYPDEGLREVCAPIAEMNDDLDKLIDEMFYTMYDAPGIGLAAPQVAVQQRLIVVDVSETKNEPLALMNPEIIQSAGKITWEEGCLSIPGIYGKVDRPSEILVRGMNRDGKIIEVEARDLLAVCIQHEIDHLNGKLFIDHLSGLKRTRAMQKYKKEMVERDSE from the coding sequence ATGACACCGCTCGACATTGTACTTTACCCTGATGAAGGCCTTCGCGAAGTCTGTGCACCCATCGCGGAGATGAATGATGATCTCGACAAGCTGATCGACGAAATGTTTTACACCATGTACGATGCCCCCGGCATCGGTTTAGCTGCGCCGCAAGTTGCGGTACAACAGCGTTTAATCGTGGTCGATGTTTCTGAAACCAAAAACGAACCACTTGCCCTGATGAACCCGGAAATCATCCAATCTGCCGGTAAAATCACCTGGGAAGAAGGCTGTTTATCGATTCCTGGCATTTACGGCAAGGTGGATCGTCCTTCGGAAATCCTTGTGCGCGGCATGAACCGTGACGGCAAAATCATTGAAGTCGAAGCAAGGGATTTGCTGGCGGTATGTATCCAGCATGAAATCGATCACTTGAACGGCAAGCTGTTTATTGACCATCTTTCTGGGTTGAAGCGCACTCGCGCCATGCAAAAATACAAAAAAGAAATGGTGGAACGAGACAGCGAGTGA
- the dprA gene encoding DNA-processing protein DprA: protein MNRTGTYLKLHFARVKATQLEAIRSRFGSLDKAVEASQAEWEKSGILTQRQLERLFDDELSERLQQAEAWAQQENHHIVCIEGEAYPPMLAEISDPPILLYAMGKVELLSDPQIGIVGSRNATKYGISIAKDFAEYFTKVGMTVTSGLASGIDQAAHEGALHSERFPGTTIAVVATGLDRVYPASNRDLAYKISQVGVLVSEYPLGTKPLAHQFPERNRIISGLSLGVLVVEAALKSGSLITARLAMEQGREVFAVPGSINSPHSKGCHQLIRQGAKLAESGQDVLEDLSGLIELSLSDEFTSLSSSFNQEKTAEKLSEEGLLKWIEYEPISLDELSVLSKWPVSEIQSQLLILEVTGRIEAMSAGRWRRLK from the coding sequence ATGAATCGGACAGGTACTTATCTAAAACTACACTTTGCTAGAGTAAAAGCCACGCAATTGGAGGCGATTCGCAGCCGTTTCGGATCGCTCGATAAAGCGGTTGAAGCTTCTCAGGCAGAGTGGGAAAAGTCCGGCATATTGACGCAACGTCAGTTGGAACGCTTGTTTGACGATGAGCTGTCCGAGCGTCTTCAGCAGGCGGAAGCCTGGGCGCAGCAAGAAAATCATCATATTGTATGCATCGAAGGTGAAGCTTACCCTCCGATGCTGGCAGAGATTTCTGATCCGCCTATTTTGCTCTATGCGATGGGCAAGGTTGAGCTACTGAGTGACCCGCAAATTGGGATTGTCGGTAGTCGTAATGCGACCAAATATGGCATCAGCATTGCCAAAGATTTTGCGGAGTACTTTACCAAAGTTGGGATGACGGTTACGAGCGGGTTGGCGAGTGGTATTGATCAAGCCGCACATGAAGGTGCATTGCATTCCGAGCGATTTCCCGGCACGACGATTGCGGTGGTAGCGACAGGGTTGGACCGTGTCTATCCGGCATCCAATCGAGACTTGGCGTATAAAATCAGCCAGGTTGGGGTGTTGGTGTCCGAGTATCCTTTAGGTACCAAACCTTTGGCACATCAGTTTCCGGAGCGGAATCGCATTATTTCCGGGTTAAGTCTTGGGGTGTTGGTGGTGGAAGCAGCGTTGAAAAGTGGTTCACTCATCACGGCGCGCTTGGCGATGGAGCAGGGGCGTGAGGTATTTGCGGTGCCAGGTTCCATCAATAGCCCGCATTCCAAAGGTTGCCATCAATTGATTCGCCAAGGTGCAAAATTGGCAGAGTCCGGGCAAGATGTGTTGGAAGATTTGTCTGGTTTGATCGAGTTGTCATTATCGGATGAATTTACTTCCCTGTCGTCTTCCTTTAATCAGGAAAAAACAGCGGAGAAGCTTTCTGAAGAGGGGCTGCTAAAGTGGATTGAATACGAACCCATCAGCTTGGATGAACTGTCAGTGCTGAGTAAATGGCCAGTGTCGGAAATCCAAAGTCAGTTGTTGATCCTTGAAGTGACTGGGCGTATCGAAGCAATGTCAGCAGGGCGCTGGCGACGGTTGAAATAA
- a CDS encoding ATP-binding response regulator, which produces MKLKNLLLVEDELTSLKLLEFFLKDEPFKLTIARNGKQASEILANHSPDHFQCIISDINMPEMSGIDLLKQLKQDPDRKHIPVILQTAVSGEEDIQKGLELGAFYYLLKPITKETLISLITAALQDYENYREAARSLHEIKEPSPLLKSGQFTFKTIKEAKNLAQFLALMTNEPETIAMGLLELMVNAIEHGNLGITYDEKTQLVATGELKNEISRRLTSSEHREKFVTVDLNRGDGKLTISIKDMGKGFEFEKYMDFSLERAMDNHGRGIMMANKLSFDALGYADNGTTAVCVTSKL; this is translated from the coding sequence ATGAAATTAAAAAACCTATTGCTGGTAGAAGATGAACTGACCAGTCTCAAATTGCTCGAGTTCTTTTTAAAAGATGAGCCTTTCAAGCTAACCATTGCCCGCAACGGCAAGCAGGCAAGTGAAATTCTTGCCAACCACTCTCCGGATCACTTCCAGTGCATTATTTCCGACATCAATATGCCGGAGATGAGTGGTATCGATCTACTGAAACAACTCAAACAAGACCCGGATCGCAAGCATATTCCCGTTATCCTGCAAACAGCCGTATCCGGTGAAGAAGACATCCAGAAAGGGTTAGAACTTGGTGCGTTTTACTACTTGCTAAAACCCATCACCAAAGAAACCCTGATTTCGCTCATCACAGCGGCACTACAAGACTATGAAAACTATCGTGAAGCCGCCCGCTCTTTACATGAAATCAAAGAACCTTCTCCGCTATTGAAAAGCGGTCAGTTCACTTTCAAAACTATTAAAGAAGCCAAAAACCTCGCCCAATTCCTCGCATTGATGACCAATGAACCGGAAACCATCGCCATGGGACTGTTGGAACTGATGGTCAACGCCATTGAGCATGGCAATCTCGGCATCACTTACGACGAAAAAACCCAGCTTGTTGCCACCGGAGAGTTAAAAAACGAAATTTCGCGCCGGCTCACTTCTAGCGAGCACCGAGAAAAGTTCGTCACTGTCGATTTAAACAGAGGTGACGGCAAACTCACTATCAGCATTAAAGACATGGGCAAAGGGTTCGAGTTTGAAAAATACATGGACTTCTCTCTCGAACGAGCAATGGACAACCACGGTCGTGGCATCATGATGGCAAACAAGCTCAGTTTTGATGCCTTAGGTTACGCCGACAATGGTACTACCGCGGTGTGTGTGACCAGCAAACTCTAA